The genomic window GCAAATCTTCCCAATCGCATGGCGTAAATCCAGCGGATTCGATTTTTTGTAAGTCAAGTGCGCACTTGTGTGGTCTAGGAGAGCCATTAGATATGCGCGTGTAATCGTCTACGCGATTTGCTTCGATTTTGCTTGTGTCTACATTAAGTTGTGTAAACACTTTTTGAGCAATATCGTGCCAAGACGCGATTTTTCCTGAACCTGTAAGATTGTATGTTCCGTATTGTGCTTGAGTGTTTAGAAGATGGAACATGCCTTTTACTAAGTCGCTTGCAAAAGTGAGTCTGCCAGTTTGATCTATTGGCGCTTGAACACTAACAGATTCGCCATTTTTTAAACGGTTTGCAAAGTCAATCATGCGCGTTACAAAGTTTCGTCCTTCTCCGACAATCCAGCTTGAGCGAATAATATAATGCTGTGGAACGTTTGCTACTAGAGAATCTGCTGCAGCTTTTGTTTCGCCGTACACGCCTAGTGGTGCAAAGTCTTCGTTTTCTTTGTGATTTTCTTGAGTGCCGTCGAAAACATAGTCGCTTGAGATGTGCACAAGAGTAATGTGGTGTTCTTGCGCTATTTTTGCAAGATTTGCCACTCCTTTAACGTTGCTATTCCACGCGGCTCTTCGCCCTTGTAGCGTTTGCGCGCCATCTACAGACGTGTATGCTGCTGTGTTAATAATCGTTCCGTACAAATCCCAGTCGTAGCGGCTGTAATCGTCTTTATTTGCTATATCGAAGCTATCTAAGTCTACGTACTCAAATCCTTCTAAATTATTCTCTTTAGCATAATTTTGTATTGCGCGACCAAGTTGACCGTTGCATCCAGTTACAAGAGTGCGTTTTGGTGCCATTGGCTTTGCGTTTTTTAGCATTGGGTGGTGTAAGTCAGCTTCGCTGCGCTCGGATTCTTCTAAAGGTATTGGCCAATTAATGTGTAAATCTGGGTCTGCAAGGTTTACAAAAGTGTATGTTTTCTTTTGCTCTAGTGACCAATGTGCGTTTACTAAATAAGTGTATGCCGTGCCATCTTGCAAAGCTTGGAAGCTGTTTCCTACGCCTCTAGGAACGTAGATTGCTTTGCTAGGGTTTAGTGTGGTTGTGTACACTTGACCGAAGCTTTTACCTGGTCTTAAATCCACCCATGCGCCAAATACTTCGCCAGTAGCAATGCTTATGTATTTATCCCATGGCTCTGCGTGGATGCCTCTGGTTACTCCGCGTTTTTCGTTGAACGAAATGTTGTTTTGTACGGGTCCAAAGTCGGGGAGACCTAGAGCCGTCATTTTTGCGCGCTGCCAGTTTTCTTTGAACCATCCGCGGTTATCTCCGTGTACTGGAAGATCAAACACGATTAAACCTGGAATATTGGTTTTTGTAACGCTTAGTTCTTTTTCAAATTCCATAGCATCCTACAAATTCTTTATTTTTGATTAGATTTATGACTATTTTTGGCTAGATTTGCATACAATTTGTATACAAGCAGACTTGACTTTTAGGCGATTCACTGCCCTTGAGCTTTGTACTTTGCTTCAGTCGCGCTTTTAGCGCCTTCCCACCATGCGCGATTTTCCGTGTACCATTTGATTGTTTGCTCTAAGCCTGTTGTAAAGTCTGTGTGCTTTGGCTTCCATCCAAGCTGCGTTTGTAGCTTTGTGCTGTCAATCGCGTAGCGGCGGTCGTGGCCTGGACGGTCTTTTACAAGTTCAAAGTCGTCTGCATCTTTGCCCATCATTTCTAGAATCATGCGCAGAACTGTTATATTGTTTTTCTCGCCATTTGCGCCAATCAAGTACGTGTTTCCAAGCTCTCCCTTTGTGAGGATTGTCCAAACAGCACTGCTGTGGTCTTCTGTGTGAATCCAATCTCGAACGTTTAATCCTTGACCATATAGCTTTGGCTTAATGCCTTCTAGAATATTTGTGATTTGTCGCGGAATAAACTTTTCAACATGCTGATATGGTCCATAGTTGTTTGAGCAATTGCTGATTGTTGTGTGTAAACCGTATGTGCGAGTCCATGCGCGTACCAGCATATCGCTTGCTGCTTTTGTGGAGCTGTATGGGCTGGATGGGTGGTATGGCGTTTCTTCT from Gardnerella vaginalis ATCC 14018 = JCM 11026 includes these protein-coding regions:
- the rfbB gene encoding dTDP-glucose 4,6-dehydratase; this encodes MENMSNTTNFEPKNIIVTGGCGFIGSNFVHYVVNNHPETHVTVLDALTYAGNIENIAGLPEDRVDFVHGNICDAELLDKLVPGHDAIVHYAAESHNDNSIANPEPFLKTNVEGTFRLLEAVRKYGIRYHHISTDEVYGDLALDDPAKFTEETPYHPSSPYSSTKAASDMLVRAWTRTYGLHTTISNCSNNYGPYQHVEKFIPRQITNILEGIKPKLYGQGLNVRDWIHTEDHSSAVWTILTKGELGNTYLIGANGEKNNITVLRMILEMMGKDADDFELVKDRPGHDRRYAIDSTKLQTQLGWKPKHTDFTTGLEQTIKWYTENRAWWEGAKSATEAKYKAQGQ
- a CDS encoding sugar nucleotide-binding protein, whose product is MEFEKELSVTKTNIPGLIVFDLPVHGDNRGWFKENWQRAKMTALGLPDFGPVQNNISFNEKRGVTRGIHAEPWDKYISIATGEVFGAWVDLRPGKSFGQVYTTTLNPSKAIYVPRGVGNSFQALQDGTAYTYLVNAHWSLEQKKTYTFVNLADPDLHINWPIPLEESERSEADLHHPMLKNAKPMAPKRTLVTGCNGQLGRAIQNYAKENNLEGFEYVDLDSFDIANKDDYSRYDWDLYGTIINTAAYTSVDGAQTLQGRRAAWNSNVKGVANLAKIAQEHHITLVHISSDYVFDGTQENHKENEDFAPLGVYGETKAAADSLVANVPQHYIIRSSWIVGEGRNFVTRMIDFANRLKNGESVSVQAPIDQTGRLTFASDLVKGMFHLLNTQAQYGTYNLTGSGKIASWHDIAQKVFTQLNVDTSKIEANRVDDYTRISNGSPRPHKCALDLQKIESAGFTPCDWEDLLESYVNRIEQNNK